Within Bacillus sp. SM2101, the genomic segment ATCAAGAACATAATAGTCATAATCATAACGAACACGATGGTCATAATCACCGAGAACATAATAGTCATAATCACCGAGAACATAATAGTCATAATCATAACGAACATGATGGTCATAATCACCGAGAACATAATAATCATAATCATAACGAACACGGGGGGCATAATCACCAAGGCCATGGAGGGCATAATCATGGGCATATGATTGCTGACTTTAAGAGGAGATTCTATATTTCTTTAATAGTAACAATACCAATATTAATTTTTTCTCCAATGATCCAATCGATTTTAGGGTATGAATTAAGTTTTTATGGAGTAAATTATGCTCTGTTTATTTTAGCAACATTCATTTTTTTCTATGGGGGAAAGCCTTTTTTAACAGGTTCTTACGATGAGCTGAAACAAAAGAGCCCTGGAATGATGACCTTAATAGCACTTGCGATTGTAGTGGCGTATATATATAGTACCTTGACTGTCTTTGGTTTATCAGGAAATAATTTCTTCTGGGAATTAGCCACCCTCATTGACATTATGTTATTAGGGCACTGGATAGAAATGCGATCAGTAATGGGAGCTTCTAATGCTCTGGAAGAATTAGCGAAAATGATTCCTTCAGAGGCTCATCTGATAGATGAAAATGGAGAAATAACAGATGTTAACATTAGTCATTTAACCCAAGGAAATAAAGTTCTAGTAAAACCTGGTGAAAAGGTCCCTGTTGATGGAACTATTATTAAGGGGAACTCTTCCATCAACGAATCTATGCTGACAGGTGAATCAGTACCAGTTGAAAAAACAATAGACGATGGGGTGATTGCAGGATCCATAAATGGAGAAGGATCTTTAACCATACAAGTAGAAAAAACGGGAGAAGATAGCTATCTTTCCCAAGTAGTAAAGATGGTTAAAGAAGCCCAAGAATCAAGATCCAAAACACAGGATTTAGCTAATCGAGCTGCTAAATGGTTATTTTATCTAGCACTAATTGCTGGGTTCGTTACATTGGTAACATGGTTATTGCTGGGGTACCCTTTTGTTTATGCGTTAGAACGTATGGTAACTGTAATGGTAATTGCTTGTCCTCATGCTTTAGGTTTAGCAGCTCCATTAGTTGTAGCTAGATCTACAGCATTAGCTGCAAAGCAAGGGTTATTAATCAGAAACCGTGCTAACTTTGAAGAAGCACGAAATATTCAATCCATTGTCTTTGATAAAACGGGTACTTTAACCGAGGGTGAATTTGGTGTAACTGATATCATGACTGAAAATGGCTATGAAAAGAAGGATGTTTTACAACTTGCAGCTTCTCTAGAAGTATTGTCTGAACACCCGATTGCTAAAGGGATAGTTGGAGAAGCAAAAGCTCAAAAATTAACTTTTTATCAGCCAGATGAGTTTGAATCGATGACAGGTAAAGGGCTAAAGGGAATTGTAAAAGGTAAAGAGATTTTACTAGTCAGCCCTGGTTTTGTTAAAGCAAATAATATAAGATTTCAACAAGAAACGTTTGAGAGATTATCTGAGCAAGGAAAAACTGTAATCTTTGTATTAATTAATAGTGAAGTAGCTGGAATGATTGCACTTGCTGATAAAGTTAGAGAAAGTGCTGAACGTGCAATCGCACGTTTGAAGAATATCAATGTCCAATCGTTGATGTTAACTGGAGATAATTACAAAGTAGCTCAATGGGTTGGAAAGCAATTGAATTTAGATGATGTAGTTGCAGAGGTATTACCACATGAAAAAGCAGACAAGATAAAAGAACTAAAAGCAACCGGTTTAAAAATAGCAATGACAGGGGATGGGGTCAATGATGCACCTGCTTTGGCAAACGCTGATCTCGGAATAGCTGTAGGAGCAGGTACTGATGTTGCAATGGAGACTGCAGATGTTATTTTAGTAAAAAGTAATCCTGAAGATGTTGTGTCCATCCTTGAGCTTTCAAAATCAACATATAGAAAAATGATTCAGAATCTTTGGTGGGCAACAGGGTATAATATTGTCGCGATTCCACTTGCAGCTGGAATCCTATCACCAATAGGAATCGTATTAAGTCCAGCAGTAGGAGCTGTATTAATGTCTCTAAGTACTGTAATTGTTGCGATAAACGCACGATTGTTCAAAGGTTAAGATTGGAAAATATTGATAAAAAATATTAATAAGTTAAGAAACGCCACTAAAGACTAAATAGTTTTGAGGTGGTGTTTTTTTGTAGGTGAAAGATTACCCAACACTTTTCTTTCGAAAAACTTTATAGTAAATTCCAATCTTCATAAAAAATCTATAATTTTCTATTATAATAGCACTGTATTCGAAGGAGGGGTCATATTTTAGGCTGTTTTCGCATTGATAGTTGTTTACGTGCTAAGAAATAAATACGGTATAACTTTAGTGAGTGGTACCTTTCTGCTATAAAACCAGAAAAACCCCCCCGTTATAGTGGTTTAAATTAGCAAAATAACAACAAAGAGTAGGAAACGGACCTTTATTTAAGCTAGTATGACTAGAAATAATTTAATGAAGAGAGGAATTTTTGATGAAACCCATATTTAGTATAGGTCCGCTTTCAATATATTTTTTCGGTTTAATGATAGCTATTGGTGTAATGGCAGGTTTAGCTATTTTAACTAGAGAAGCAAAACGTAGGGGACTTAATTATAAATTATTGATAGATGGTGCAATCTACTCTTTCATTGGTGGAGTAATAGGAGCTCGAATTATTTATGTATTCATGTACGATCCTATCTATTTTATTAATAATCCATTAGAAATTATATTCATTCATAACGGCGGACTCTCAATACATGGTGGTATTTTAGGTGGTCTTGCTGTTGGGTATATATTTTTGAAGCGTCACAAGATGCCGATTTGGGAAACATTAGATATTGTCGCGCCAGCATTAATATTAGCTCAAGGGATTAGTAGAATTGGTTGTGATGTATTTGGTGGTCCAATTTCACAGGCATTACCTTGGGGAATGGAAGTAAATGGAGAGTATCTTCATCCATCTCAAGCATACGAATTTTTATTAGATTATTTGTTATTTGGGTACCTATGGTTACGCTTGAAAAAATCATCTTACCATGGGCAAATCTTTATTCATTATTTAATTGGTTATATGATCATACGAGCAATTGTGGAATTCTCAAGAATTAATCCGATGATATTAGGTACGATATCTGTTAGTCATTTAATGAGTATTGTAGGTATAACCATCGGAATATTCTTAATGAAATATTTGAAACCAAGAACCACTATTAATAATGATAATGTAATAACAGCAAAAGATTATTATAAAACAATATTTGCAGTAATTGTATTGATGCTTTTATCGGTCATTATTTATTTTGGGGTACAGGGGTGAAGATCAGCTTAATAGTTGAAAAAACACCTTTCACACAGTTGAGAACATATATGCATTTTATCTGCAGAAAAAACAATTAACATATAAAGATATTATAAAAGGTTATGGTATTGAGACGGGAGTGATGGTTCAGAAATTCATAATTAATAGCATATTGTTAGATCGGCCCTTTTCTAAAATTTTGTTTAAGTTATTAAATTGAACAGCATGGTGAAGCTATATGATACTTTCATCCTTAAACTAGTAGGAAAAGAGCCACTAACGTCAGTTAGTATGCCCATTTAGTTTTAAGTACAAAAAAATAACACCGTTCAAAGTTTACAGTCATTTGACATATGACTTCATTATTAAAATTGATCTATGGGAGGTATTAATGATGGAATGGATTTTACTTTTACTGCTTCTTTTATGTCCATTATCAATGGTCTTTATGATGAAAGGTCATAATCATGGAAAACATCAACATGGTCATCGTCATGGGAAACATCAATTTGGTCATAATGCTACTGTACAAAGTGATTTATCGAGTGAAGAAGAACAGTCTTCTAGATTAGACAGCTATAAAGTTAAGCAATTAGAAGGTGAACTTACTATGTTAAGAGAACAACATGAATTGCTTAAAGAAAAATTTGATGACTCTATCGAAAGTAATGCAAAGAATAAGTAAAGCTGGAGAAGGAGTCAACAGGGTGAAGAATCTAATGATGTAGTTAAATAAATCGAACTACAAAGGAGATCATTGATAGAACCCTGTATACCAAGAAGCTCATGAAATCTCATGTCAATCACTTATAAAGTGGTGGATGTAATTAATATGGAAGCTACCCACCTTGTAAATGAATAACAATTAAATGATTGCAGGTTGATGTTGATTTAACTACTCATTCAGGTGATTTGACCGAATTAAAGCTAGATAAGAATATTTTTTGAGTAGATGATTAGCACAAAGTATGTGTTAGAAATTTTGTTATCCAAAGGTCAATTCAAAATTTTATCTTCAAATAAATAACTTTTATATTAATACCGTAGTTTTGGATTACACGTCTAGGTGATTTAAGTTGAATCATCTGATGTTTGTAGGGATATCTGTACTAGTTGCAATAGTAAATGCATATATTGATGTACATGCTATTAAACTAGGATGTGATAAATATGATTATGTCAAAAGCGTTATTAATGACAATTATAACACCACTCTTATTAACCTTTTATATTTCCTTATGCTTGGTTATACAAAGAAAAAACATAACAAGTATGACTAGTATGACGATTACAATGACAGTCGGTATGATGAATGGTTTGTTAAGTGGAGTGATCTTTGGGGTTTTTTTAAATGGAAATCTCTTTTTATCTACTGTCTTAGGAATGGGTGTTGGGTTTATATGTGGAAGTATGGTTGGGCTACTGAATGGAATCATACCAGTATTAAATGGAATGTTGTCAGGTTTAATGGGAGGAATGATGGGAGCAATGTTAGGTGAGATGGTAATGGTTCAATATCAGGAATCAACCATCAAAATTTTTTTTACATTAGTGATTGTTTCTCTCATTCTAGCTTTAAATTTGTTGAATGAAGAAACGCAAAAACCTTTCACTCAGCCCTTCAATAAAATGCTTGAACATCCAATAGCTTCAGCTATTATTCTTATTGGATTTTTCTATATATACAATAATATGGGACTAATAGTTAACACTGAGTCGTTACAAGTTGATTTAGATATAGAACATAATCACATAATTGATAATTGTAGAGACCTGCTAATGGTGAGGGTTAGAGGGATTAGAACAATTTATAGGCGCTATGCAATAAATTATCATAGTAAGGAAGGATTTGAATATATTGATCATAGTTTCAGAAGAAATGATGTCTCCAAGGATATTTGTGTATATATATATTACTTAATTCGATAATGAGAAAACAGCCCTAAAAAATAGAGATCATTTAAGTTGAAGTCATGAAAAGATATTGACATTTCAAATATATCAAGCTATTATATTAATTATTCACGACAATATATTGTGATTCCGTAGCTCAGCTGGGAGAGCGCTACCTTGACAGGGTAGAGGTCGCTGGTTCGAGACCAGTCGGAATCATCCTAACGCTAGAATCCTTGATAAATCAATGGTTCTAGCGTTTTTTATTTCCGTTGACTTGTGCTTTGGCTTAGTCGCAGGGTTACGCTCCCATTAACCCGCAAGGCAGCGGTGCTAGATGCGTAAACAAAGCCTCTTAAATCGATTACTCCGAATCAAAAATATGGGGGGTAGCGGTGCTGTAGAGGTATTTATCCATCATATTCCTTTAGTTAATTTACTTAAAGGAGACGAATATTAAGGCAACAAAACGACGTGGTAAAGCTACTAAAAACGCAAGAGTAATCGGGCAACAGAAATCTATCAACGATTTAGAAGAATTGTTTTCACGATTTAAAGCGATTAAAATAGCCGAAGGTCGTGCGGAGAAAACTCTAAAACAGTACGATCACAACTACGGTTTTATTCGTGATTATTTAGGGTGCAACGGAATTGATGGAAATATAAAATGTATTAGAAAAATACCATTAGAGACTCTATTGTATTTATGCGTGAAAGACTAGTGAAATTAAGATCATAAATATAAAACCGATAAGGACAAGGAAGTCGGGTTATCTCCAGTGACTATTAATACGCGTCTAAAAATGGTCGTCCTCAACGAAGATAATTTTGTCTGAGAGCGATTGGTCAATATTAGTTAAAGGAGGCGGTCAGTGCGCGAGTTAACGCTATCTCACAGGACTGCTTGAAACAACAGTGTTAGATATACATCTTTCAGTGATAGTAAAGTTATAATTTATCACACAAATTTCTCCTGTACTTCCATTAGTACATGTTAAAGTTATTTGAGTGACGTTTCTATATGAGATGCATATAACATCTCCTTCAATACAAGGACCTAAAGGAAAATCCATCCCGTTTGAGGTTACTACTATTAGTATTTCACACGTTGTAGTAGGTTCTATGGTAATTGTACCGTTTACAGATCCTATAGTATTTCCATTAAAAAAGGAAAATGTTGGACTGCCGCACTCTCGCTCAATTCTCCCTGAGCATTGGTCGGTAATTACTGGACAATCACAACAAGCAGTTTGTTCTTTGGCTGTAGATACAGTACTACCGCAACATGATGATTTTGAAACATACGCGCTCATTATTCTACCTCATTTCATAGTTTGTTTGCGGTATTGTATGGTTAATCAATTCGTTTTGATTAGACGATTGAGTAAATATTTTGGTGTTTTACAGCTAATCGCATTCAGCGTGGTTGGCTTTTTTAGATTCCGAAAAAGGAGTCAATCTAACATGGCGCAAACACAGCGCGAAGTTGGCGAATTCACAGTGAAATTAAACGTTGAGGTGTCTGATGTTATTACTGGGTTAAAGGCTATTCAACGTGAAGCAAAGAAAGCAACGCAGGCACTTCGGGAGTTGGAGAGTATTTGCTTATCGTTAATACGGTCGGCTTTTTATATTGTGAAAGGTTAACGCAAGCAGGGTGCGAGGATTAAAGTTGGCAATGAGCCGGAGCGATACACGTTTAATCCTAGCGTGTTTTATCGTCAGAATAAGAAGCCGGACGATACATTACTCGCCATGTTTAACGTGAAGAAAAGGTATTTATTCTCAATTAGAATAACGTAAATGATAATGAGTGTGACCTTATTCCCATAACCAAAAACAGGGTTCACCATAGAGCGACAAGGGATGTAGAGATTTTTAGTGCGAAATTATATCTTAATCTTTGTCTACTAACCAAGATTGCGCCTCATTCGTTTCTCTCATTCGTCGCTGTCCTCTTTATCGCTGGTTATTAAATTATCGGCGAGGAAAGGTATTAATGGACAGTGATGACTTGAGCAAGGCGAAAGGCGGCACAATGGTTTTGAACTTATTAAATCGGTATGTATTCGCAAAGTATTACGGAAAGGAGGGCGTTAATTATGGTACGGAATTTAACAAAAGCACAAATAACGGCAATTAAGATATTAGCAATGCCGAAAAGAAACAGAATGAAGTACGCTGAAATAGCCGAAGAGGTAGGCGTTACAGAACTTACATAACAAAGGATGGCGTAAGCTCGATCACTTTAACGAAGAATTACATCGTCAGATTATGCGCAATACAGTCGATAGATTACCGGAAGTAATGGAGTCGATATACCCGATCACATAAACAAGGATAGTAATGCTGCGATGTTTAGGACGTTGTTTCAGGTGCATAGTAGTTAACGGAGAAGGTCGAAATCGATTCGATAGATAAAGAGGAAGGCGTTAGTATGTCGGATGTGAGAGTGAAGATCGAACGGTTTAAGCAAACGGTAGACACTGACGAATAGATAGCGGAATTGTAGGGTGAACTTGATGTCGGTTGAGGTCGTACGTCCAATCAGGGTAAAAATACGAGCATATTATATCGTAAATCTGTGATTATGGAGGTTGAGCGATGTCTCAGTATAAGAAAGTAAGTACGTGTTGTGGAAGTACAATCGTAAAGGATGAAAAAGCGTGCGATTGTCCTTGTCTATTGTTTACTGGTGATATTACTTCAAATTTCTCGGTAGATAGCGTCAATACAACATCGGAATTATATAATGGAAAAGCAATTGGAATTGTAGGTACGGTGCTATTAACTTTAGCAACATTAAACTTGAATGATGTAGTCGTATTTAACTTTTTTTCAAATGGTACATTAAACAAGTCTATAACTTTAAATGCCAATCAATTTAACAAATTTTTCACATGCGATAATGTAACTAGAATTGAAGTAGTGTTTGTGGCTGGTACGGACCCTGTAGAAGGGTTAATGCGTTGGGGAGCAGTGAATGAGCCTTGTAAGTAAATAAGTCTACAAGCCGAACCTGACGCGCGGTACCTCGAACACTTCCACCTTAAAACGGAAGGTTAATTGTATGCACTATTTTAGCGAGTAAAGGGAGTTCGACAAGCTAGAAACGCGGTCATATCAACGATGTATAAAATCGTGTATGATTGATAAATTTACGTGAGTTAGAAACGCGGTCATATCAACGGTTATGACCACGTATTGGTTCCTATAGTTACTATTATGTAAACTAGAAACGAATGACGTATACAGCGATATACACGAATCGGAGTGAGGTCGCAAAGGGAAAACGACTGCCCCCAAAGCGCGCCCAACGAATAGCCCTTATTAGACGGAAAAACAATGCGGATTCAAAAAATCACTTTGACCTTGCGCTCACATACACTAGTAAAAACGATTGTAAGGAGGTCGGTACAATGGTACTGGCTTATGTTGTGAATGCCAGGTAACAGAGTTTCCGTTATTGATACGAAAACACAATCTGTAATTGCTACCGTTTTGGTGGGGGCAGGGGCTAATAATATTGCGATTTCACCTGACGGGAAACTAGCTTATGTTACTTTCACTAGAGATGTGATAAGTGGTGTGTCAGTTATTGATACGAAAACACACTCGGTTATTGCAAATATTCAATTAGGGGTTGGAGCCGTAGGTATCGCTTTTACACCTGATAGTAAACTTGCCTATATTGTAATCGATTCAGGTGATATATCAGCGATCGACACGAAAACTCATTCTGTTATTGCAACTGTCCCAGTAGGTGCCGATCCGGAAGCAATAGCAATCACACCAAATGGGAAACTAGCTTATGTCGCAAATCGAGGAACAATTAATGAACCAGCTACTGTGTCAATCATAGATATTAAAACTCATAGTGTGATCGCGACAGTAGTTGTGAGTATGGGGGGAGATCCGTTTGCAGTTGAAATCACAACTAGATTATAATGTAAATCGACTTGTAGACAGTATAGCAGTTATCGATACAAAGACGCACTCTATTGTTGCAACTATTCAAGTAGGAGACGGTCCACAAGATGTTAAATCTACACCTGACGGGAAACTAGCTTATGTTGTAAATCAAGGTGATGATGTAATTTCTGGCTCTGTTACAGTAATTGATGTGAAAACGCATTCTATAGTGGCTACAATTTCAATAGCATCTCCCGATGAAAGCCCAGTTAATATGACCGAGTGAGTTTTTGTATCAATTACACATACAGTACTATCCCTTTCATTACCCACATAAGCTAATTTCCCATCTGGGGTAAACTCTAAAAAACGAAGGTTGTTGTCTACTTGAAAAATGGTAGCTATGATTGATTGTGTTTTTACATCGATGGCAGTA encodes:
- a CDS encoding copper-translocating P-type ATPase; the protein is MMKGKKTHQNVGNPERHTHQEHDDHKQHGHVGHNHLEHNSHNHREHNSHNHNEHDGHNHQEHNSHNHNEHDGHNHREHNSHNHREHNSHNHNEHDGHNHREHNNHNHNEHGGHNHQGHGGHNHGHMIADFKRRFYISLIVTIPILIFSPMIQSILGYELSFYGVNYALFILATFIFFYGGKPFLTGSYDELKQKSPGMMTLIALAIVVAYIYSTLTVFGLSGNNFFWELATLIDIMLLGHWIEMRSVMGASNALEELAKMIPSEAHLIDENGEITDVNISHLTQGNKVLVKPGEKVPVDGTIIKGNSSINESMLTGESVPVEKTIDDGVIAGSINGEGSLTIQVEKTGEDSYLSQVVKMVKEAQESRSKTQDLANRAAKWLFYLALIAGFVTLVTWLLLGYPFVYALERMVTVMVIACPHALGLAAPLVVARSTALAAKQGLLIRNRANFEEARNIQSIVFDKTGTLTEGEFGVTDIMTENGYEKKDVLQLAASLEVLSEHPIAKGIVGEAKAQKLTFYQPDEFESMTGKGLKGIVKGKEILLVSPGFVKANNIRFQQETFERLSEQGKTVIFVLINSEVAGMIALADKVRESAERAIARLKNINVQSLMLTGDNYKVAQWVGKQLNLDDVVAEVLPHEKADKIKELKATGLKIAMTGDGVNDAPALANADLGIAVGAGTDVAMETADVILVKSNPEDVVSILELSKSTYRKMIQNLWWATGYNIVAIPLAAGILSPIGIVLSPAVGAVLMSLSTVIVAINARLFKG
- the lgt gene encoding prolipoprotein diacylglyceryl transferase — encoded protein: MKPIFSIGPLSIYFFGLMIAIGVMAGLAILTREAKRRGLNYKLLIDGAIYSFIGGVIGARIIYVFMYDPIYFINNPLEIIFIHNGGLSIHGGILGGLAVGYIFLKRHKMPIWETLDIVAPALILAQGISRIGCDVFGGPISQALPWGMEVNGEYLHPSQAYEFLLDYLLFGYLWLRLKKSSYHGQIFIHYLIGYMIIRAIVEFSRINPMILGTISVSHLMSIVGITIGIFLMKYLKPRTTINNDNVITAKDYYKTIFAVIVLMLLSVIIYFGVQG
- a CDS encoding DUF2933 domain-containing protein, producing the protein MEWILLLLLLLCPLSMVFMMKGHNHGKHQHGHRHGKHQFGHNATVQSDLSSEEEQSSRLDSYKVKQLEGELTMLREQHELLKEKFDDSIESNAKNK
- a CDS encoding cytochrome D1 domain-containing protein gives rise to the protein MPGNRVSVIDTKTQSVIATVLVGAGANNIAISPDGKLAYVTFTRDVISGVSVIDTKTHSVIANIQLGVGAVGIAFTPDSKLAYIVIDSGDISAIDTKTHSVIATVPVGADPEAIAITPNGKLAYVANRGTINEPATVSIIDIKTHSVIATVVVSMGGDPFAVEITTRL
- a CDS encoding beta-propeller fold lactonase family protein; translation: MTIAITPDGKLVYVDARDGNTITAIDVKTQSIIATIFQVDNNLRFLEFTPDGKLAYVGNERDSTVCVIDTKTHSVILTGLSSGDAIEIVATIECVFTSITVTEPEITSSP